cagatgtaaaaaataaagaatcagaaaatataaatgtaaaaaataaagaagcagaaaataaagatgtaaaaaataaggatgtaaaaaataaagaagcagaaaatatagatgcagaAAATGAAGATGCAGAGAATACAGATGTAAAAAATAGAGATGCAGAAAATGAAGATGCAGAGAATAcagatgtaaaaaataaagaatcagaaaatataaatgtaaaaaatatagatgcagaAAACACacatgtaaaaaataaagagtCAAAAAATGTAGATGCCGAAAACacatatgtaaaaaataaagacgCAGAAAATACacatgtaaaaaataaagaatcaaaaaatatagatgtaaaaaataaagaagcaGAAAATAAAGATACAGAAAATAcagatgtaaaaaataaagatgcagaaaatatagatgcagaAAATGAAGATGCAGAGGATACAGATGTAAAAAATAGAGATGCAGAAAATacatatgtaaaaaataaagaatcagaaaatatagatgtaaaaaataaagaagcagaaaataaagatgtaaaaaataaggatgtaaaaaataaggatgtaaaaaataaggatgcagaaaatatagatgcagaaaatgaagatgtaaaaaatatagaatcaaaaaatatagatgtaaaaaataaagaagcaaaaaataaagacaCAGAAAATACAGatgtaaaaattaaagatgtaaaaaatacaaatgcAGAGAATACAGATGCAGAAAATGAAGATGCAGAGAATAAAAACATACATAGATTAAGTAATGAACAAATTGAATATTCAATGAacagaaaaataaataacgaATATATTAAggatattgaaaatatagCTCAAAGCGAAGTTCGAGAAAtaaggaaaaataaaaaaagtgaaaatgaTGTTATCAATTGTATAAATGCAAAAGAAAgcataaatatatcaaataatagcaattataaaaaaacagaaCTAGCAAATGAACATATTTCTagtaaaatggaaaatacaataaataatgaaaaggTATCTAATAGTATAAGCGAACAAAGAAGTATTGATAATGCAACAAAAACAGAAAATGAGTTAGTCTTAAAAGTCTCAAAAAAATCTATATCAGAAAATATTCAAAACAAACAGAATCCAACCATTATAACACAATCAAAGGatccaaataaaaatggttCTATTATAAACATTTATTGTGATTATGATCATGAAAATGAACAGAAGTCAGCAAATAATTCAGCAGATAATTCATctgaaaaggaaaaaaaaacaaatttatacaTTAACAGTTCAGAAAAATTGTCACTTGAAAGGAACGAAAAGTTAAATTCCAACATTGATGAttcaaataaaagaaattcaAGGGCAAATATCTGCATAACAAACTCTGGAGACCATTCAAACAATAAGGAATCAAATAGTGATACTTACATTAATGGTTCAGAAAATAGTTCAAGTAAGGAAGCATCAAAATTGGGTTCATATTTTAAAGATTCTGAATATTCAATGAGAGAAGAGGAATCAAAGACAAATTTACACGTTAACGATTCAGAATATActtcaattaaaaaaatgtcacGAATGGCTTCTTATATTAACGGTTCAGAAAAGACATTAAGTAAAAAGGACTTGAAAATCAATTCTCGTATTGACAAGTCAGAAAAAGCACTAAACAAAAAAGACATTGAAATCGATTCTCACATTAATAAGTCAGAAAAAATACTAAGTGAAGGGGGCTTTGAAATCAATTCTCACATTAACAATCCAGAAAAAATGCTAAATGAAAAAGGCTTAGAGATCGATTCTCATCTTAACAAGTCAGGAAAAATGGTAAATGAAAAAGACTTGGAGAGCGATTCTCATCTTAACAAGTCAGGAAAAATGGTAAATGAAAAAGACTTGGAGATTGATTCTCATCTTAACAAGTCAGGAAAAATGGTAAATGAAAAAGACTTGGAAATCGATTCTCATCTTAACAAGTCAGGAAAAATGCTAAATGAAAAAGGATTGGAAATCGATTCTAATATTAGCAAGTCAGAAAAGACATTAAACAAAAAGGGCTTGGAAATCAATTCTCATATTAGCAAGTCAGGAAAAACGGTAAATGAAAAAGACTTGGAGAGCGATTCTCATCTTAACAAGTCAGGAAAAATTGTAAATGAAAAAGGCTTGGAGATTGATTCTCATCTTAACAAATCAGGAAAAATGCTAAATGAAAAAGGATTGGAAATCGATTCTCATCTTAACAATTCAGAAAATACATTAAGCAAAAAGGGTTTGAAAATCAATTCTCGTATTAACAATTCAGAAAAAGCACTAAACAAAAAAGATTTGGAGATCGATTCTCATATTAACAAGTCAGAAAAAATACTAAATGAAGAGGgtttgaaaataaattctCGCATTAATAATTCAGAAAAGACATTGAACAAAAAAGACTTTGAGATCGATTCTCATCTTAACAAATCAGGAAAAATGGTAAATGAAAAAGGCTTGGAGAGCGATTCTCATCTTAACGAGTCAGAAAAAATGCTAAGTGAAAAAGGCTTGAAAATCGATTCTAATATTAGCAAGTCAGAAAAGACATTAAACAAAAAGGGCTTGGAAATCGATTCCAATATTAACAATTCAGAAAATACATTAAGCAAAAAGGGTTTGAAAATCAATTCTCGTATTAACAATTCAGAAAAAGCACTAAACAAAAAAGATTTGGAGATCGATTCTCATATTAACAAGTCAGAAAAGACATTAAACCAAAAAGATTTGGAAATGGCTTCTCATATTAACGGTtcagaaaaaatattaagtgAAAAGGGCTTGAAAATCAATTCTCGTATTAACAATTCAGAAAAAATGCTAAGTGAAAAAGGCTTGAAAATCGATTCTAATATTAGCAAGTCAGAAAAGACATTAAACAAAAAGGGCTTGGAAATCGATTCTCATCTTAACAAGTCAGGAAAAATGGTAAATGAAAAAGGCTTGGAAATCGATTCTCATCTTAACAAGTCAGGAAAAATGGTAAATGAAAAAGATTTGGAAATGGATTCTCACATTAGCAATCCAGAAAAGATACTAAATGAAGGGGGCATTGAAATAAATTCTCATATTAACAATTCAGAAAAAATGCTAAGTGAAAAGGGCTTGGAAATCGATTCTCATCTTAACAAGTCAGGAAAAATACTAAGTGAAAAAGGCTTGGCGATCGATTCTCATCTTAACAAGTCAGGAAAAATACTAAGTGAAAAAGGCTTGGCGATCGATTCTCATCTTAACAAGTCAGAAAAAATACCAAATGAAAGGGGCATTGAAATAAATTCTCACATTAACAAAtcagaaaaaatattaagtgAAAAGGGCTTGAAAATCAATTCTCGTATTAACAAGTCAGAAAAAATGCTAAATGAAAAAGGCTTAGAGATCGATTCTCATCTTAACAAATCAGGAAAAATGGTAAATGAAAAAGGGTTGGAGATCGATTCTAATATTAACGAGTCAGAAAAAATGGTAAATGAAAAAGGCTTGAAAATCAATTCTCGTATTAACAATTCAGAAAAGAcattaaacaaaaaaggtTTAGAAATCGATTCTCATCTTAACAAGTCAGGAAAAATGGTAAATGAAAAAGATTTGGAAATGGATTCTCACATTAGCAATCCAGAAAAGATACTAAATGAAGGGGGCATTGAAATAAATTCTCATCTTAACAAGTCAGGAAAAATGGTAAATGAAAAAGGCTTGGAAATCGATTCTCATATTAATAAGTCAGAAAAAATACTAAATGAAGAGGGCTTGAAAATAAATTCTCGCATTAACAATTCAGAAAATAcattaaacaaaaaagatTTAGAAATCGATTCTCATATTAACA
Above is a window of Plasmodium yoelii strain 17X genome assembly, chromosome: 9 DNA encoding:
- a CDS encoding DDRGK domain-containing protein, putative — translated: MENPLKHFNFLNTKFESFGYFFIIFNIFVAIISIYFIRYIKTSPKKNFKNTENSLSDDELFMYGREIGSLEKFDLKEISKNIWDGNYKYSYEGDSIDDVSEITLYTESSNCDTCYNSENIKIKKYLKINEELNDIKDYLGIIDIELKKLLEKEKKFNINDINNIFNSTNYESKHIDESNKVFNRSNNITDKDNTNNYINTKLINPINVINTFNDNSTIKKYSIIKEPDKNKESINNIKHDNICHDLKTSNLASNYDNEIKYNSIHNSINQVQNYEKNLNENNIQNAVEKDNNSGSNQLLEKSEKLEKLEKSEKSEKLEKSEKAEKSEKLEKSEKLEKSEKLEKSEKPEKSEKSEKLEKLEKLEKLEKLEKAEKSEKLEKSEKPDKIIETRSADKTAYNMDDNKIDHLEKSEQNEKIKNDENHNEEKEKSKQNLGDKLSKFKKSTKESSFIGLIYGLFNGNKKNVKVKESQNEEIKNTENFKYSIHKLKDNSNASIANTSNDTIDADNDKDKKSLSLEITDTDKTYHEKLNYLTAKAENEEAENKEVENKEVENKDVKNKDVKNKESKNIESENTDVKNKESENTDVKNKESENINVKNKEAENKDVKNKDVKNKEAENIDAENEDAENTDVKNRDAENEDAENTDVKNKESENINVKNIDAENTHVKNKESKNVDAENTYVKNKDAENTHVKNKESKNIDVKNKEAENKDTENTDVKNKDAENIDAENEDAEDTDVKNRDAENTYVKNKESENIDVKNKEAENKDVKNKDVKNKDVKNKDAENIDAENEDVKNIESKNIDVKNKEAKNKDTENTDVKIKDVKNTNAENTDAENEDAENKNIHRLSNEQIEYSMNRKINNEYIKDIENIAQSEVREIRKNKKSENDVINCINAKESINISNNSNYKKTELANEHISSKMENTINNEKVSNSISEQRSIDNATKTENELVLKVSKKSISENIQNKQNPTIITQSKDPNKNGSIINIYCDYDHENEQKSANNSADNSSEKEKKTNLYINSSEKLSLERNEKLNSNIDDSNKRNSRANICITNSGDHSNNKESNSDTYINGSENSSSKEASKLGSYFKDSEYSMREEESKTNLHVNDSEYTSIKKMSRMASYINGSEKTLSKKDLKINSRIDKSEKALNKKDIEIDSHINKSEKILSEGGFEINSHINNPEKMLNEKGLEIDSHLNKSGKMVNEKDLESDSHLNKSGKMVNEKDLEIDSHLNKSGKMVNEKDLEIDSHLNKSGKMLNEKGLEIDSNISKSEKTLNKKGLEINSHISKSGKTVNEKDLESDSHLNKSGKIVNEKGLEIDSHLNKSGKMLNEKGLEIDSHLNNSENTLSKKGLKINSRINNSEKALNKKDLEIDSHINKSEKILNEEGLKINSRINNSEKTLNKKDFEIDSHLNKSGKMVNEKGLESDSHLNESEKMLSEKGLKIDSNISKSEKTLNKKGLEIDSNINNSENTLSKKGLKINSRINNSEKALNKKDLEIDSHINKSEKTLNQKDLEMASHINGSEKILSEKGLKINSRINNSEKMLSEKGLKIDSNISKSEKTLNKKGLEIDSHLNKSGKMVNEKGLEIDSHLNKSGKMVNEKDLEMDSHISNPEKILNEGGIEINSHINNSEKMLSEKGLEIDSHLNKSGKILSEKGLAIDSHLNKSGKILSEKGLAIDSHLNKSEKIPNERGIEINSHINKSEKILSEKGLKINSRINKSEKMLNEKGLEIDSHLNKSGKMVNEKGLEIDSNINESEKMVNEKGLKINSRINNSEKTLNKKGLEIDSHLNKSGKMVNEKDLEMDSHISNPEKILNEGGIEINSHLNKSGKMVNEKGLEIDSHINKSEKILNEEGLKINSRINNSENTLNKKDLEIDSHINKSGKMLNEKGLEIDSHLNKSGKMVNEKGLKINSRINNSEKILSEKGLKIDSNINESEKTLSKKGLKIDSHISKSEKMVNEKGLKINSRINNSEKTLNKKGLEIDSHIKKSEKTLNKKGLEIDSHINKSGKMVNEKGLEIDSNINESEKMVNEKGLKIDSNINESEKMVNEKGLEIDSHLNKSEKIVSESDTKRDCYVKGSKNTLRERNLKKGSYISDLNTNSIDKEVKMNPHINGSEKMSSGTNGKQDVHINDSKEVVSEQVRKENSFFTSSYKYGNEKSPKGSNNELTINDLNDTQSENSGCEDDSRNLNIMNNSDNILNEKKNSELENINSLNDPNIIESSGKSSKQIKKLKEYFVDENINLSTLDDSKNNISSQTNKSTRENSQQLKIYDFKHLKEKYKLQKEKKEQELIQFQNNLKNEFIELNEIRKKQKKSLENTPENSTNSIQGATRNTNNNNDNNNDNNNDTLEMSSQNSRIIYDQGNVDIRTKTKPYEYTKHSTNTDILNFEKKKNDESENLKKWKSHIISKKYEEDWLSSDVLLSCFLNFIKLKKYVNIAELSVKFQTTTEDIREKLEELETLDMINGVLDEKGNYIYLSQDEINKLCLEIQTNGEVDTHEDFVNICNKIISLSINEADMKKLKEEEEKIIIAKTDML